The segment gACCAGCTCCAAAGGCCACGTCTTGGTCTTACCTTACCCAGTCCAAGGCCACCTCAACCCAATGGTCCAGTTCGCTAAACGCCTAGTCTCCAAAGGCCTCAAAGTCACAATCGCCACCACCACCTACACCGCCTCCTCCATCTCCACCCCCTCCGTCTCCGTCGAACCAATCTCCGACGGCCACGACTTCATCCCCATAGGCGTCCCCGGCGTCAGCATCGACGCCTACTCCGAATCCTTCAAGCTCCACGGCTCCCAAACCTTAACCCGCGTAATCTCCAAATTCAAATCCACAGATTCACCCATCGATTCTTTAGTCTACGACTCTTTCCTCCCGTGGGGACTCGAAGTCGCGAGATCTAACTCCCTCTCAGCTGCTGCTTTCTTCACCAACAACCTCACCGTTTGCTCTGTCCTTCGCAAATTCGCCTCCGGTGAGTTTCCTCTCCCCGCTGATCCCGCTTCCGCGCCGTATCTCGTCCGTGGCTTGCCGGCTTTGAGCTACGACGAGCTTCCTTCCTTCGTCGGACGTCACTCGTCGAGCCACGCGGAGCACGGGAGGGTTCTTCTGAATCAGTTTCGTAACCACGAAGATGCTGATTGGCTGTTCGTCAACGGCTTCGAAGGGTTAGAGACACAAGTAAGAGAAGAGTTTTAATCAAACACTATTTTCtcagattattattattataaaaagtaatttataatttttatcttCTATGTTCATTGATGTTTAATTAagattatttataaactaatacATTCATGTTCGTTGATGTTTTTGGATTGTGTTTGGTTTTAGGGTTGTGAAGTTGGAGAATCAGAGGCGATGAAGGCGACGTTGATCGGACCTATGATCCCATCTGCTTATCTTGACGGCCGAATCAAAGACGATAAAGGCTATGGCTCGAGCCTGATGAAGCCGCTCTCGGAGGAGTGTATGGAGTGGTTAGACACTAAGCTGAGTAAGTCAGTGGTTTTTGTTTCGTTTGGTTCCTTTGGGATCCTCTTTGAGAAGCAACTCGCTGAGGTAGCAACGGCGTTACAAGAATCGAACTTTAACTTCTTGTGGGTGATTAAAGAAGCTCATATAGCGAAGTTACCAGAAGGGTTTGTGGAAGCTACCAAAGACAGAGCGTTGCTTGTTTCTTGGTGTAACCAGCTTGAGGTTTTAGCTCATGGATCTATAGGTTGTTTTTTGACTCACTGCGGTTGGAACTCGACGCTGGAAGGGTTGAGTTTGGGAGTTCCGATGGTGGGTGTGCCGCAGTGGAGTGATCAGATGAATGATGCTAAGTTTGTGGAGGAGGTTTGGAGAGTTGGGTATAGAGCGAAAGAGGAAGCTGGGGGAGGAGTTGTGAAGAGCGATGAGGTGGTGAGGTGTTTGAAAGGAGTGATGGAAGGAGAGAGTAGTGTGGAGATTAGAGAGAGTTCTAAGAAGTGGAAAGATTTGGCTGTGAAGGCGATGAGTGAAGGAGGAAGCTCTGATCGGAGCATTAATGAGTTTGTGGAGAGTTTAGGGAAGAAACATTGAGAGGTAACGAGATTTGTAAATCTTGTGTGTGTTATTGTTGTTGCTCAAGAGCATTGTACGGAGATGATTGTCATTCAGTAATATGAATAAACCAATTGTGATATACTTTTCCTAGTTCCATTATACACGATATGTGAGAGAATCTGCTTGTTTAAGTACTTAGACATGTGTATAGTTCTGCAGCAAGTGGCACTCCTGTCTGAAAGAAAGATGTAGCAATGATCCATCACGAATTCATTAGATTTTTATAACATCCTTTACCAACGGGGGAATGTATATGTTATCGTAATAATACATCGGCCCAGTTTTATCTGCAGCCCACAAGGCCTTTTTGATAAAGAAGCATCATGCATCCCACATCGGTAAGCTTAGAGGATTTGTGCTGGAGATGTTAGTATAAACAAACTCCACACTCCTCAAGTTGAAACCACGCAGCCATGTGGTGAGCACAAAGCGAACTATTCTTTCGCCTTTTACTAAAGAATACCGTGTGCTCTCCACGCCAAGTGGCATACGCCTATTTTTGGAGGGATCTGCCTTCGGGTGGACCCAGCATTTCTGAGTTAACTTTTTGATCTAATATTGAATGGTAATTATGTTTTTCTGCAATATGTTTGTAAATCTGATATTGTGTTTCAAGTTTGGATTTGATCTCAGCAGAAGATAAAATCTGAACGttgattctttttattttgtagaCTGGCAGTTCAACAATTATCAATCTGACATCTTGGTACTGCCAACCACTTAAAGGATTCGGATACTGGAATTTGCTCAACGTAATTTAGAAGAAATAGCAACAAAGATTATATGAGGATTAGCTTTCAAAAAGACTCTTGCGTTTGTGATCACTGTTCTTGGAAAGTTAACTCTAGTCATGTT is part of the Brassica rapa cultivar Chiifu-401-42 chromosome A09, CAAS_Brap_v3.01, whole genome shotgun sequence genome and harbors:
- the LOC103840711 gene encoding UDP-glycosyltransferase 74B1, with product MAETTTTTTAKTSSKGHVLVLPYPVQGHLNPMVQFAKRLVSKGLKVTIATTTYTASSISTPSVSVEPISDGHDFIPIGVPGVSIDAYSESFKLHGSQTLTRVISKFKSTDSPIDSLVYDSFLPWGLEVARSNSLSAAAFFTNNLTVCSVLRKFASGEFPLPADPASAPYLVRGLPALSYDELPSFVGRHSSSHAEHGRVLLNQFRNHEDADWLFVNGFEGLETQGCEVGESEAMKATLIGPMIPSAYLDGRIKDDKGYGSSLMKPLSEECMEWLDTKLSKSVVFVSFGSFGILFEKQLAEVATALQESNFNFLWVIKEAHIAKLPEGFVEATKDRALLVSWCNQLEVLAHGSIGCFLTHCGWNSTLEGLSLGVPMVGVPQWSDQMNDAKFVEEVWRVGYRAKEEAGGGVVKSDEVVRCLKGVMEGESSVEIRESSKKWKDLAVKAMSEGGSSDRSINEFVESLGKKH